The Cyanobium sp. ATX 6F1 genome includes a region encoding these proteins:
- a CDS encoding HdeD family acid-resistance protein, which translates to MTSERSTASLRSLRAFTVAEGILMLVLGVLALVFPVLASFGATVLIAVVFLVAGLVGWINNLVRSRQIGRWISFWRLVVSTLFLVAGIWILTSAGQGVVGAARQVATLALAVGLVFLVEGLVAVVVALTNTRTKGWGWGLLNGLVTVGLGLLIVTMHFGGLLQVLGVLVGISFLFSGLDLLVFSSSFHLLVPNEGPQGGPSAQPIEPS; encoded by the coding sequence ATGACCTCAGAGCGCTCCACAGCTTCCCTGCGCTCCCTGCGGGCCTTCACCGTGGCCGAGGGGATCTTGATGCTGGTGCTCGGGGTGCTGGCCCTGGTGTTTCCGGTGCTGGCCTCCTTCGGGGCCACGGTGTTGATTGCTGTGGTCTTCCTGGTGGCGGGCCTGGTGGGCTGGATCAACAACCTGGTGCGCTCCAGGCAGATCGGCCGCTGGATCAGCTTCTGGCGTCTGGTGGTCTCCACCCTGTTCTTGGTGGCCGGGATCTGGATCCTCACCAGCGCCGGTCAGGGGGTGGTGGGGGCGGCCCGGCAGGTGGCCACCCTGGCCCTGGCGGTGGGACTGGTGTTCCTGGTGGAAGGTCTGGTGGCGGTGGTGGTGGCCCTCACCAACACCCGCACCAAGGGTTGGGGCTGGGGGCTGCTCAACGGCCTGGTGACCGTGGGGCTGGGCCTGCTGATCGTGACCATGCACTTCGGCGGGCTGTTGCAGGTGCTGGGGGTGCTGGTGGGGATCAGCTTTCTGTTCAGCGGCCTCGATCTGCTGGTGTTCAGCTCCAGCTTCCACCTCCTGGTCCCGAACGAAGGGCCCCAGGGTGGCCCGTCGGCTCAGCCGATCGAACCCTCCTGA
- a CDS encoding riboflavin synthase — MFTGLIQAVGHLRPWAAGVEVREAAALGPLALGDSIAVDGVCLTVASLVSDGFRADVSEETLGRTTLASKAQRGAAVNLEPALRLSDRLGGHLVSGHVDGLGTVAAIERQPASWRLVVRWQDPAYGRYVCEKASIAIDGISLTVAGCDPTGAEFWIAVIPHTWTSTTLQHLQQGDAVHLEADLLAKYTERLLADSRSGPRPTRPMAEPPLDRGWLAEQGWG; from the coding sequence ATGTTCACCGGTCTCATTCAGGCGGTCGGACACCTGCGCCCCTGGGCGGCGGGGGTGGAGGTGCGCGAGGCCGCTGCCCTGGGGCCCCTGGCCCTGGGGGACAGCATCGCCGTCGACGGGGTCTGCCTGACGGTGGCCTCCCTGGTGAGCGATGGCTTCCGCGCCGACGTCAGCGAGGAGACCCTGGGACGCACCACCCTGGCCAGCAAGGCGCAGCGGGGGGCGGCCGTCAATCTGGAGCCGGCCCTGCGGTTGAGCGACCGGCTTGGTGGCCATCTGGTGAGCGGGCACGTGGATGGCCTAGGCACCGTGGCCGCGATCGAGCGTCAGCCGGCCTCCTGGCGCCTGGTGGTGCGCTGGCAGGACCCCGCCTATGGCCGCTACGTCTGCGAGAAGGCCAGCATCGCCATCGATGGCATCAGCCTGACCGTGGCCGGTTGCGACCCCACAGGGGCCGAATTCTGGATCGCGGTGATTCCCCACACCTGGACCTCCACCACGCTGCAGCACCTCCAGCAGGGGGATGCGGTGCATCTGGAGGCGGACCTGCTGGCCAAGTACACCGAACGGCTGTTGGCGGACAGCCGATCGGGACCCAGGCCCACCCGGCCCATGGCCGAGCCGCCCCTCGATCGCGGCTGGCTGGCCGAGCAGGGCTGGGGCTGA
- a CDS encoding bifunctional nuclease family protein — MVEMGVAGIALDAASRSPIVLLRDPSGRRQVPIWIDQAQAQNILVGLGGQKPPRPLSHDLMAELMVLGGLTLERVIIHAIEDNTFRAVLKLTDAEGDATELDARPSDAIALALRTGSGIWMLEEVVADASIPVDADADAEDQEDFRRFLEGVSPAELVRNLKRAQQDQDTDTPPA, encoded by the coding sequence ATGGTCGAAATGGGCGTCGCCGGAATCGCTCTCGATGCGGCGAGCCGCAGCCCGATCGTGCTGCTGAGGGATCCATCCGGCCGGCGCCAGGTGCCGATCTGGATCGACCAGGCCCAGGCCCAGAACATCCTGGTGGGGCTTGGCGGCCAGAAGCCACCCCGCCCCCTCAGCCACGACCTGATGGCCGAACTGATGGTCCTGGGGGGTCTCACCCTCGAGCGGGTGATCATCCACGCCATTGAGGACAACACCTTCCGGGCGGTGCTCAAACTCACCGACGCCGAAGGGGACGCCACTGAACTGGATGCCCGTCCCAGTGACGCCATTGCCCTGGCCCTGCGCACCGGCAGCGGCATCTGGATGCTGGAGGAGGTGGTCGCCGACGCCTCGATCCCCGTCGATGCCGACGCCGACGCCGAGGACCAGGAGGATTTCCGTCGCTTCCTCGAGGGCGTCAGCCCGGCCGAACTGGTGCGCAACCTGAAGCGGGCCCAGCAGGACCAGGACACCGACACCCCCCCCGCGTGA
- a CDS encoding aldo/keto reductase: MRAVNGLEQMRAVLSAALACGINHLETAPAYGPAEGFLGEALRLLAVPRPALVITSKLLPGVPLEQGQLQLRDCLARLGVKRLDNLAVHGLNLPEHLGWALGGEGSELLRWALGEGLVGQVGFSSHGDNDLIEAALASGRFGFCSLHLHLFDPQRLPLAQAALAAGLGVLAISPADKGGRLYDPPAELVGDCQPHHPLELAYRFLLAQGISSLSLGAAAPGDLDWAKRLAGAIEPLGASERAALEQLERRAAERLGAERCGQCRACLPCPNEVPIPELLRLRNLALGHGMGAFARERYNLIGRAGHWWETLNASACQRCGDCLPRCPHGLAIPDLLADTHARLVEAPRRRLWG, translated from the coding sequence ATGCGGGCGGTGAACGGCCTGGAGCAGATGCGGGCGGTGCTCTCGGCCGCCCTGGCCTGCGGCATCAACCACCTGGAAACGGCCCCCGCCTATGGCCCTGCCGAGGGCTTCCTGGGGGAGGCCCTGCGCCTGCTGGCGGTGCCGCGCCCAGCGCTGGTGATCACCAGCAAGCTGCTGCCGGGGGTGCCCCTGGAGCAGGGCCAGCTCCAGTTACGCGACTGCCTCGCGCGCCTGGGGGTGAAGCGGCTCGACAACCTGGCGGTCCATGGGTTGAACCTCCCGGAGCACCTGGGCTGGGCCCTAGGCGGTGAGGGCTCCGAGCTGCTGCGCTGGGCCCTGGGGGAAGGGCTGGTGGGCCAGGTGGGCTTCAGCAGCCACGGCGACAACGACCTGATCGAGGCGGCCCTGGCCAGCGGCCGCTTCGGCTTCTGCAGCCTGCACCTGCATCTGTTCGACCCCCAGCGGCTGCCCCTGGCCCAGGCGGCCCTGGCCGCCGGCCTGGGGGTGCTGGCCATCTCCCCCGCCGACAAGGGCGGTCGGCTCTACGACCCGCCCGCTGAGCTGGTGGGCGACTGCCAGCCCCATCACCCCCTGGAGCTGGCCTACCGCTTCCTGCTGGCCCAGGGGATCAGTTCTTTGAGCCTGGGGGCCGCCGCACCGGGCGATCTGGACTGGGCGAAGCGCCTGGCGGGGGCCATAGAACCCCTCGGGGCCAGCGAAAGGGCCGCTTTGGAGCAGCTGGAGCGGCGAGCCGCCGAGCGGCTGGGGGCGGAGCGCTGCGGCCAGTGCCGGGCCTGCCTGCCCTGCCCCAACGAGGTGCCGATCCCCGAGTTGTTGCGGCTGCGCAACCTGGCCCTGGGCCACGGCATGGGGGCCTTCGCCCGCGAGCGCTACAACCTGATCGGCCGCGCCGGCCACTGGTGGGAAACCCTCAACGCCAGTGCCTGCCAGCGCTGCGGCGACTGCCTGCCCCGCTGCCCCCATGGGCTGGCCATCCCCGATCTGCTCGCCGACACCCACGCCCGCCTAGTAGAGGCCCCGCGGCGGCGGCTCTGGGGCTGA
- the cobT gene encoding nicotinate mononucleotide-dependent phosphoribosyltransferase CobT — protein sequence MGPRQLCGDPVLGAQWCARVAAQARRARVLLLLAGTDTAAVEGISAAGATAVSRRLTAAADAELLLLGPLAHRPHALPPLPAGVSPALISQVVCAGLELEPLVIDLGAPIAPAVPHVRLLQAPARCLSTGSALDPAQVQRLLALGRRWGRRPSAVPLVLAECVPGGTSTAQALLTGLGIAAAGLVSGSLREPAHRLKAELVERGLGAAGLGGRSAARGGAVDPLAVVTAVGDAMQVLAAALVLAAAEQGRPVLLAGGSQMAAVLALALALAPAHQRQQLAGQVALGTTAWVATEPQSDLALLLEWIGRRWGVAPLAFAAGLRFGACRSRALRDYEDGYVKEGVGAGGLALLWELSGRSPQSLAEACDRACGQLLGGT from the coding sequence GTGGGCCCACGGCAACTCTGCGGTGATCCCGTCCTGGGGGCGCAATGGTGCGCGCGGGTGGCGGCCCAGGCCCGCCGCGCCCGGGTGCTGCTGCTGCTGGCGGGTACCGACACGGCCGCCGTGGAGGGCATCTCCGCCGCCGGGGCCACCGCCGTCTCCCGTCGCCTCACCGCCGCCGCCGATGCGGAGCTGCTGCTGCTGGGGCCCCTGGCCCACCGCCCCCATGCCCTGCCGCCGCTGCCGGCGGGTGTCAGCCCGGCGTTGATCAGCCAGGTGGTTTGCGCGGGCCTGGAGCTCGAGCCCCTGGTGATCGACCTGGGGGCCCCGATCGCCCCCGCGGTGCCCCACGTGCGGTTGCTGCAGGCGCCCGCCCGTTGCCTGAGCACAGGCTCCGCTCTCGATCCCGCTCAGGTGCAGCGCCTGCTGGCCCTGGGCCGCCGCTGGGGCCGTCGGCCCTCGGCGGTTCCGCTGGTGCTGGCGGAGTGCGTGCCGGGGGGCACCAGCACGGCCCAGGCGCTGCTCACGGGCCTGGGCATCGCGGCGGCGGGGCTGGTGAGCGGCAGCCTCCGGGAGCCGGCCCACCGGCTCAAGGCGGAACTGGTGGAGCGGGGGCTGGGGGCCGCTGGTCTGGGTGGCCGCTCCGCTGCACGAGGCGGCGCGGTCGATCCGTTGGCGGTGGTGACCGCCGTGGGGGACGCCATGCAGGTGCTCGCGGCGGCCCTGGTGCTGGCGGCCGCGGAGCAGGGCCGCCCGGTGCTGCTGGCGGGCGGCAGCCAGATGGCCGCCGTGCTCGCCCTGGCGCTGGCCCTGGCGCCCGCCCACCAGCGCCAGCAGCTGGCTGGGCAGGTTGCCCTGGGCACCACGGCCTGGGTGGCCACAGAGCCCCAGAGCGATCTGGCCCTGTTGCTGGAGTGGATCGGACGGCGCTGGGGCGTGGCTCCCCTGGCCTTTGCCGCCGGCCTGCGCTTTGGCGCTTGCCGCAGCCGCGCCCTGCGCGACTACGAGGACGGCTACGTCAAGGAAGGGGTGGGGGCGGGCGGGCTGGCCCTGCTCTGGGAGCTGAGCGGCCGCAGCCCGCAGTCCCTGGCCGAGGCCTGTGATCGGGCCTGCGGGCAGCTCCTGGGCGGCACCTAG
- a CDS encoding DUF2232 domain-containing protein produces MPPPPRSLSRRQARQLMETAYLASATALLWVALYYLPVGGPLFRLALPLPLALLLLRNGWRCGAEGVLVALLLLVALMGPIRGPLMLFPYGLLALWLGWGWSRRLSWWLTWGVGTLIGALGFLVRVAVLSVLVGENLWVVITNAAAGLLDQLAGLLNLGGGPELIAVQLMALGLVLFQNLIYVLALHAFAYWIFPRLQAPISEPPELLRSLVALDPL; encoded by the coding sequence ATGCCGCCCCCGCCGCGCAGCCTCAGCCGACGTCAGGCCCGCCAGCTGATGGAGACCGCCTACCTGGCCTCGGCCACGGCCCTGCTCTGGGTGGCGCTCTATTACCTGCCCGTGGGCGGCCCCCTGTTCCGGCTGGCCCTGCCCCTGCCCCTGGCGTTGCTGCTGCTGCGCAACGGCTGGCGCTGCGGCGCCGAGGGGGTGCTGGTGGCGCTGTTGCTGCTGGTGGCGCTGATGGGGCCGATCAGGGGGCCGCTGATGCTGTTCCCCTACGGCCTGCTGGCCCTGTGGCTGGGCTGGGGCTGGAGCCGCCGGCTCAGTTGGTGGCTCACCTGGGGCGTTGGAACGTTGATCGGCGCGCTGGGGTTTCTGGTGCGGGTGGCGGTGCTCTCGGTGCTGGTGGGGGAGAACCTCTGGGTGGTGATCACCAACGCCGCCGCCGGTCTGCTCGATCAGCTCGCCGGCCTGCTCAACCTCGGCGGTGGACCCGAACTGATCGCCGTGCAGCTGATGGCCCTGGGCCTGGTGCTGTTCCAGAACCTGATCTACGTGCTGGCCCTGCACGCCTTCGCCTACTGGATCTTTCCTCGCCTCCAAGCCCCCATCAGCGAGCCCCCCGAGCTGCTGCGCTCCCTGGTGGCCCTCGACCCGCTCTGA
- the topA gene encoding type I DNA topoisomerase — protein sequence MAHTLVIVESPTKARTIRGFLPKDFKVEASMGHVRDLPNNASEIPAAYKGEKWSNLGVNTSNDFEPLYVVPKDKKKIVKELKDALKGADRLLLATDEDREGESISWHLLQLLNPKVPVKRMVFHEITKEAIAKALDQTRELDMELVHAQETRRILDRLVGYTLSPLLWKKVAWGLSAGRVQSVAVRLLVQRERARRAFRSGSYWDLKAQLEQGSGRFEAKLTHLLGERIAGGSDFDETTGALKAGSKVKLLSEVEATALRAAVQAGAWRVAEVEEKPTLRKPVPPFTTSTLQQESNRKLRLSARDTMRTAQGLYERGFITYMRTDSVHLSEQAISAARSCVAEKYGKDYLSPAPRQFSTKSRNAQEAHEAIRPSGDRFRTPNETGLEGKDLSLYELIWKRTVASQMADARLTMLSVGLEVAGASFRASGKRIDFPGFFRAYVEGSDDPDAALEGQEVLLPALAVGDSPACRGVEALGHQTQPPARYSEAALVKMLEKEGIGRPSTYASIIGTIVDRGYATLANNSLTPSFTAFAVTALLEEHFPDLVDTSFTARMETTLDEISTGKERWLPYLTKFFKGEGGLETQVAQREGDIDPTASRTIQLEGLPCVVRIGRFGAYLEAKRVAEDGTEELVKATLPQEVTPADLDADHAEQILRQKTEGPESLGEDPETGELVYLLFGQYGPYVQKGQVSDENPKPKRASLPKGVKPEDFSLEDALGLLRLPRLLGDHPEGGKVQAGLGRFGPYVVHDKGKGEKEFRSLKAEDDVLSVALERAIELLAQPKRGRGGRTALKDLGAPEGDSETIQVFDGPYGLYVKQGKVNASLPEGKGAEEITLAEAIELLAAKAATGKASKAASRKAAATKSAATKSAATKAASKPRAASRSTATKAASPKAPALPKASRSGKPRAGAVRIIKAASS from the coding sequence GTGGCGCACACCCTGGTCATCGTCGAGAGCCCCACGAAGGCCCGCACCATCCGTGGATTCCTTCCCAAGGACTTCAAGGTGGAGGCTTCGATGGGCCATGTGCGCGACCTGCCCAACAACGCCAGCGAGATTCCGGCCGCCTACAAGGGCGAGAAGTGGTCGAACCTGGGCGTCAACACCAGCAACGACTTCGAGCCCCTCTACGTGGTGCCGAAGGACAAGAAAAAAATCGTCAAGGAGCTCAAGGACGCCCTCAAGGGCGCCGATCGACTGCTGCTGGCGACGGACGAGGACCGGGAAGGGGAGAGCATCAGCTGGCACCTGCTGCAGCTGCTCAACCCCAAGGTGCCGGTCAAGCGCATGGTGTTCCACGAGATCACCAAGGAGGCGATCGCCAAGGCCCTTGACCAGACCCGCGAGCTGGACATGGAGTTGGTCCATGCGCAGGAGACCCGCCGCATCCTCGATCGCCTGGTGGGCTACACCCTTTCGCCCCTGCTCTGGAAGAAAGTGGCCTGGGGCCTCTCGGCCGGCCGGGTGCAGTCGGTGGCGGTGCGGCTGCTGGTGCAGCGGGAGCGGGCCCGGCGGGCCTTCCGCAGCGGCAGCTACTGGGACCTCAAGGCTCAGTTGGAGCAGGGGAGCGGCCGTTTCGAGGCCAAGCTCACCCATCTGTTGGGCGAGCGCATCGCCGGTGGCTCCGATTTCGATGAGACCACCGGCGCCCTCAAGGCCGGCAGCAAGGTGAAGCTGCTCAGTGAAGTCGAGGCCACGGCCCTGCGCGCGGCGGTGCAGGCGGGCGCCTGGCGGGTGGCGGAGGTGGAAGAGAAGCCCACCCTGCGCAAACCCGTGCCGCCCTTCACCACCAGCACCCTGCAGCAGGAGTCCAACCGCAAGTTGCGGCTCTCGGCCCGCGACACCATGCGCACCGCCCAGGGGCTCTACGAACGCGGCTTCATCACCTACATGCGCACCGACTCGGTGCACCTCTCGGAGCAGGCGATCAGCGCCGCCCGCAGCTGCGTGGCCGAGAAGTACGGCAAGGATTACCTCAGCCCGGCCCCGCGTCAGTTCTCCACCAAGAGCCGCAACGCCCAGGAGGCCCACGAGGCGATCCGCCCCTCGGGCGATCGCTTCCGCACCCCCAACGAGACCGGCCTCGAGGGCAAGGATCTATCGCTCTACGAGCTGATCTGGAAGCGCACCGTGGCCAGCCAGATGGCTGACGCCCGCCTGACCATGCTCAGCGTGGGACTGGAGGTGGCCGGCGCCAGTTTCCGGGCCTCCGGCAAGCGCATCGATTTCCCCGGCTTCTTCCGCGCCTACGTGGAAGGCAGTGACGATCCCGACGCCGCCCTCGAGGGCCAGGAGGTGCTGCTGCCCGCCCTGGCGGTGGGCGATTCCCCCGCCTGCCGGGGGGTGGAGGCCCTGGGCCACCAGACCCAGCCCCCGGCCCGTTACAGCGAGGCGGCGCTGGTGAAGATGCTCGAAAAAGAGGGCATCGGCCGCCCCTCCACCTACGCCAGCATCATCGGCACGATCGTCGACCGGGGCTACGCCACCCTCGCCAATAACTCCCTCACCCCCAGCTTTACGGCGTTTGCCGTCACCGCCCTGCTGGAGGAGCATTTCCCGGATCTGGTGGACACCAGCTTCACGGCGCGGATGGAGACCACCCTCGATGAGATCTCCACCGGCAAGGAGCGCTGGCTGCCCTACCTGACCAAGTTCTTCAAGGGCGAGGGCGGCCTGGAAACCCAGGTGGCCCAGCGGGAGGGCGACATCGACCCCACCGCCTCACGCACGATTCAGCTGGAGGGGTTGCCCTGTGTGGTGCGCATCGGCCGCTTCGGCGCCTACCTGGAGGCCAAGCGTGTGGCCGAGGACGGCACCGAGGAACTGGTCAAGGCCACCCTGCCCCAGGAGGTCACCCCCGCCGATCTGGATGCCGACCATGCCGAGCAGATCCTGCGCCAGAAGACCGAGGGCCCCGAAAGCCTCGGCGAAGACCCCGAAACCGGCGAGCTGGTGTACCTGCTCTTCGGCCAGTACGGGCCCTACGTGCAGAAGGGCCAGGTCAGCGACGAGAACCCCAAGCCCAAGCGCGCCTCCCTGCCCAAGGGGGTCAAACCCGAGGACTTCAGCCTTGAGGATGCCCTCGGCTTGCTGCGACTGCCGCGCCTGCTGGGGGATCACCCTGAGGGCGGCAAGGTGCAGGCGGGCCTGGGCCGCTTCGGCCCCTATGTGGTGCACGACAAGGGCAAGGGGGAGAAGGAGTTCCGCTCGCTCAAGGCCGAGGACGACGTGCTGAGCGTGGCTCTGGAGCGGGCGATCGAGCTGCTGGCCCAGCCCAAGCGCGGCCGCGGCGGCCGCACCGCCCTCAAGGACCTGGGCGCCCCCGAGGGCGACTCCGAAACCATCCAGGTGTTTGACGGCCCCTACGGCCTCTATGTCAAACAGGGCAAGGTGAACGCCTCGCTGCCGGAGGGCAAGGGCGCCGAGGAGATCACCCTGGCCGAGGCGATCGAGCTGCTGGCGGCCAAGGCGGCGACGGGCAAGGCCAGCAAAGCGGCCAGCCGCAAGGCGGCGGCAACGAAGTCGGCGGCAACCAAGTCGGCTGCAACCAAGGCGGCGAGCAAGCCCCGAGCGGCCTCCCGGTCGACCGCCACCAAGGCCGCCAGCCCGAAGGCCCCGGCGCTCCCCAAGGCGAGCCGCAGCGGCAAGCCCCGGGCCGGTGCGGTGCGCATCATCAAGGCCGCCAGCAGTTGA